In Dolichospermum flos-aquae CCAP 1403/13F, the following proteins share a genomic window:
- a CDS encoding GNAT family N-acetyltransferase, with amino-acid sequence MNYQVVNQLDETQISELVELYKNEFWSHNRIYPGVVKMLAASDIIIALVNEEKELIAFCRILTDFVYRGVLYDVIVKPSYRKMGFGAKLLDEVVNHPQLKEVENMALFCLPEMIPFYQQWGFTNEVVNLELMYRYQ; translated from the coding sequence ATGAATTACCAAGTTGTTAATCAATTAGATGAAACCCAAATTTCCGAACTTGTGGAATTATACAAAAATGAGTTCTGGAGTCACAACCGAATATATCCAGGTGTTGTCAAAATGTTAGCTGCATCTGATATTATCATCGCTTTAGTAAATGAGGAAAAAGAACTAATTGCTTTTTGTCGTATTTTGACTGATTTTGTTTATCGCGGAGTTCTTTATGATGTCATTGTTAAACCTAGTTACAGAAAAATGGGATTTGGTGCTAAGTTATTAGATGAAGTCGTTAATCATCCCCAATTAAAAGAAGTTGAAAATATGGCTTTGTTCTGTTTACCAGAGATGATACCATTTTATCAACAGTGGGGTTTCACTAATGAAGTTGTGAACTTGGAATTAATGTATCGTTATCAATAA
- the rnhA gene encoding ribonuclease HI gives MSTQSLIQSIYTDGACTGNPGPGGWGTVVYFHDGSVHEMGDSSQHTTNNKMEMQAAIAALEFFKSSRQTEPITLYTDSKYVIDCVTKWVKGWKKNGWKKADGNPVQNQDLLEILDQLNSRLVQWEHVRGHSGNIGNERCDVIARSFANHKIPHLKQLLPGLLHENLPKIGEISPAKVSNDPINSTITNKNTLESSPSASDTSTMEQSTTPTATTTNEQPTEIRVLQLRNLVETLRIADEIAEKGYLITSSELADLMGVHSSAVTSRGDEWRWRNWIVSRVRREGNQILWELERGDKIATEID, from the coding sequence ATGTCTACCCAAAGTCTAATTCAAAGTATATATACAGATGGCGCTTGCACAGGTAATCCAGGCCCTGGTGGTTGGGGTACAGTTGTCTATTTCCATGATGGTTCAGTTCACGAAATGGGTGATTCATCCCAGCACACCACTAATAATAAAATGGAAATGCAAGCTGCGATCGCTGCCTTGGAATTTTTCAAATCATCTCGACAAACTGAACCTATTACCCTGTACACAGATAGTAAATATGTCATTGATTGTGTGACAAAATGGGTAAAAGGCTGGAAAAAGAACGGCTGGAAAAAAGCAGATGGGAATCCCGTTCAAAACCAAGACCTCCTAGAAATTCTGGATCAACTCAATAGCCGACTGGTACAATGGGAACACGTTCGCGGACATTCTGGTAATATTGGCAATGAACGCTGTGATGTCATTGCGCGTTCCTTCGCTAACCATAAAATCCCTCACCTCAAACAATTATTACCTGGACTTCTTCACGAAAATTTACCTAAAATTGGGGAAATAAGCCCAGCAAAAGTATCTAATGATCCAATAAACTCTACAATAACTAATAAAAACACACTAGAAAGCAGTCCGTCTGCATCAGATACAAGCACTATGGAACAATCTACAACACCAACTGCGACTACAACCAACGAACAACCCACGGAAATCAGGGTTTTACAACTTCGCAACTTGGTGGAAACCTTACGGATTGCAGACGAAATTGCCGAAAAAGGCTACCTAATTACCAGTTCAGAATTAGCAGACTTAATGGGTGTTCACTCTAGCGCCGTTACCAGCCGAGGTGATGAATGGCGCTGGCGAAATTGGATAGTTTCACGGGTAAGACGGGAAGGAAATCAAATTCTTTGGGAACTCGAACGTGGGGACAAAATAGCCACAGAAATAGATTGA
- a CDS encoding ABC transporter ATP-binding protein — MGLNILIGMLLIATIIRLVLISVQGYLVQKLGQKITADIREDLFTHVTSLAVRFFDQTPVGKLITRLTSDVESLGDVFSTGAVGIVSDLLSMVVIVGLMFSIQWQLASLLIFILLPITWLIIYFQQRYRRANYKTREELSVLNSQLQENIVGINIVQLFRREKFNVELFRAANQRYIKEVDISIWYDSAVSATLEWVGLIAIAGVLWLGGWLLLDQQISFGILSAFILYAQQFFEPLRNFAEKFTVIQSGFTAIERVVDILDEPIEIKDYSQPQSSNVDFEFGYINEIVSKLESQDFTPVPALGAIKFENVSFAYKDDDYVIKNLDFTIHPGEKVALVGPTGAGKSSIIRLLCRLYEPTQGRILIDGVDIREIPQVELRRYMTVILQEAFLFAGDVKSNITLGDNYSFAEIQQAAEKTNVATFINQLPQGYDTQLRERATNLSSGQKQLLAFARAAIRNPQILVLDEATASLDVGTEALVQSALNQLLIQRTSIIIAHRLSTIRNVDRIFVLKRGELIEQGSHEELLQQQGFYATLHNLQMLGA, encoded by the coding sequence TTGGGTTTAAATATCCTGATTGGAATGTTGCTAATAGCAACTATTATCCGCTTAGTATTAATAAGTGTCCAAGGTTATTTAGTGCAAAAATTAGGGCAAAAAATCACAGCAGATATTCGTGAAGATTTATTTACTCATGTAACATCTTTAGCTGTGCGGTTTTTTGATCAGACACCTGTAGGTAAATTGATTACTAGACTAACGAGTGATGTCGAAAGTTTAGGAGATGTTTTTTCCACTGGGGCTGTAGGCATTGTTTCTGATTTACTATCTATGGTAGTAATTGTGGGATTGATGTTTTCTATTCAATGGCAACTTGCTTCTTTGTTGATATTCATCCTCTTGCCAATAACTTGGTTGATAATTTATTTTCAACAGCGGTATCGAAGGGCTAATTATAAAACCAGAGAAGAACTTTCTGTACTCAATTCTCAACTTCAAGAAAATATTGTCGGGATTAATATAGTTCAATTATTTCGCCGCGAAAAATTTAATGTTGAGTTATTTCGAGCTGCTAACCAACGTTATATTAAGGAAGTAGATATTAGCATTTGGTATGATTCCGCAGTTTCTGCAACCTTAGAATGGGTTGGTTTAATTGCTATTGCTGGAGTATTATGGTTAGGTGGTTGGTTATTGTTAGATCAACAAATCTCCTTTGGTATTTTATCAGCATTTATTTTATATGCCCAACAATTTTTTGAACCATTACGGAATTTTGCGGAAAAGTTTACGGTGATTCAATCTGGGTTTACGGCTATTGAAAGAGTAGTGGATATTTTAGATGAACCCATTGAAATTAAAGATTATTCTCAGCCTCAAAGTTCAAATGTAGATTTTGAATTTGGCTATATTAATGAGATAGTTTCTAAGTTAGAATCTCAAGATTTTACACCCGTTCCGGCTTTGGGAGCAATTAAGTTTGAAAATGTTTCCTTTGCTTATAAAGATGATGATTATGTGATTAAGAATTTAGACTTTACCATTCACCCAGGGGAAAAGGTGGCTTTAGTTGGTCCCACAGGTGCGGGTAAAAGTTCAATTATTCGCCTTTTATGTCGTCTTTATGAACCAACCCAAGGACGCATTCTCATTGACGGTGTGGATATCCGCGAGATTCCTCAAGTGGAACTACGACGTTATATGACGGTGATTTTGCAAGAGGCTTTTTTGTTTGCTGGTGATGTTAAAAGTAATATTACTTTAGGTGATAATTACAGTTTTGCAGAAATTCAACAAGCAGCAGAAAAGACGAATGTAGCGACGTTTATTAACCAATTACCCCAAGGTTATGATACTCAATTACGAGAACGGGCGACAAATCTTTCTAGTGGACAAAAACAACTTTTAGCCTTTGCGCGGGCGGCTATTCGTAATCCCCAAATTTTGGTATTAGATGAAGCCACAGCTAGTTTAGATGTGGGGACGGAGGCTTTAGTTCAATCAGCTTTAAATCAGTTGTTAATCCAACGAACTTCAATTATTATTGCTCACCGTCTCTCAACAATTCGCAATGTAGACCGGATTTTTGTGTTGAAACGGGGGGAATTAATTGAACAGGGAAGTCATGAAGAATTGCTACAACAACAAGGATTTTATGCCACTTTGCACAATTTACAAATGTTAGGAGCTTAA
- a CDS encoding IS4 family transposase — protein MGIQKEHHQMLTQFTTEYDLQPIAKHLSTIIKESLASVSSSKCRQGTILVPTFVIWFVILSTIRRDLSYLGIMDWMISGLRWLSCCLPKQLISEGAMSHARVRIGLTVFQLIFKKLTSSLTTLKYDFHKWTTVIFDGSTGTTPDTESNRDKFGKSKCGRGESAFPMLRIVTLISASTRLILDFTYGSSQGKGTGERTLMTKLLAQFNQKNLLFLLDAGLYSFATIFSIRTKECDFLLRVASNVKLPVISDSRLPDGYMARYPDGSYLSEINGKILNLEKSTESHKQWNQESIIVRVIEYQIPGFLPRRLVTSIIDPNISAKELIIHYHCRWEVEISFCEIKTHQCATLKGQMPTIFRSKTSELVEQELYAMLIAYNLLRDLIYQSANEYNKNPLLLSFLESLQLVIDLVQLISHSSLKLREIQHQYLLSLISQSEIDRPRRKRINPRVVKIKMSKFKRKNSSHKSEIRDIEKDLKILPPQAV, from the coding sequence ATGGGAATTCAAAAAGAACATCATCAGATGCTTACTCAGTTTACGACAGAATATGATCTGCAACCAATTGCAAAACATTTATCAACTATTATCAAAGAATCTTTGGCGAGTGTTTCATCAAGTAAATGTCGTCAAGGAACGATTCTAGTACCAACGTTTGTCATTTGGTTTGTAATTCTCTCCACTATCCGTCGTGATTTAAGTTATTTAGGAATAATGGATTGGATGATATCAGGATTGAGGTGGTTATCCTGTTGTCTACCAAAACAACTTATTTCTGAAGGTGCTATGAGTCATGCCAGAGTTCGTATAGGATTAACAGTTTTTCAACTAATATTTAAAAAACTCACTTCTAGTTTGACAACATTGAAATATGACTTTCATAAATGGACTACAGTAATATTTGATGGTTCCACAGGTACGACACCTGATACTGAAAGTAATCGTGATAAATTTGGGAAGTCTAAATGTGGTCGAGGAGAAAGTGCTTTTCCCATGCTGAGAATAGTCACATTAATATCAGCATCAACACGCCTGATCCTAGATTTTACCTATGGTTCGAGCCAAGGTAAAGGAACTGGTGAAAGGACTTTAATGACTAAATTACTGGCACAATTTAACCAGAAAAACTTATTATTTTTATTAGATGCTGGTTTATATTCCTTTGCAACTATTTTTAGTATTCGTACAAAAGAATGCGACTTTTTACTTAGGGTAGCTTCTAATGTTAAACTACCTGTTATCTCTGATTCTCGTTTGCCAGATGGATACATGGCTAGATATCCAGATGGAAGTTATTTATCAGAAATTAATGGCAAAATTCTCAATTTAGAAAAATCTACAGAATCGCATAAACAATGGAATCAGGAAAGTATCATTGTCCGAGTTATTGAATATCAAATTCCTGGTTTTCTCCCTCGTCGTTTAGTTACTAGTATTATTGACCCTAATATTTCTGCCAAAGAATTAATTATTCACTATCATTGCAGATGGGAGGTGGAAATTAGTTTCTGTGAAATAAAAACACATCAATGTGCTACGCTCAAAGGACAAATGCCCACTATTTTTCGGAGCAAAACATCTGAATTAGTCGAACAAGAACTTTATGCTATGTTAATTGCTTATAATCTACTCCGCGATTTAATTTACCAATCTGCTAACGAATATAATAAAAATCCTTTACTCCTTAGTTTTCTTGAATCTTTGCAACTAGTTATAGATTTAGTACAACTCATCAGCCATTCATCCTTAAAATTACGAGAAATTCAACATCAATATTTATTATCATTAATTTCCCAGTCTGAAATTGATCGCCCCCGACGAAAACGTATTAATCCCCGTGTTGTCAAAATTAAAATGTCCAAATTCAAGCGCAAAAACTCTTCCCATAAATCTGAAATCAGAGATATAGAAAAAGACTTGAAAATCCTTCCCCCACAAGCAGTTTGA
- a CDS encoding nSTAND1 domain-containing NTPase, whose amino-acid sequence MNNSQQLEDLAWSIEASQGEFKLILAKCNYLNLQNQLIQELQEICQIEIQILRLQASERTLYNAIREEFNQEIAALMIVGWESLPNLSKMFSSANQVREEFRNNCSYPVVLWINNQIYQQIMESAPDLESWGITINFSLPFDELTNLLKSMIDKVLNDDLNVNLQEFELALQDLQKNGQELEPEFAANCNFLKGFIAYNKKQLDTAINYYQQSWDFWQTTDNLEIQGKILYNLTICNYEKLRPNPSTPFPASEGGEVGNYLQRTLEKFKNAQRLDLIANSLSRFGLILQDLQAWEQLKTLSQQALEIHQAENNILKIAEDYLFLAIANFEQSNFQETAKIANQGIGVIHELPLLNYYRQSLFLILAQAQEKLQQHEQAISNLKLAKDIGVINNQPKLYVKILNLLQKLLFQKTEYLEAFNTKLESRSIEQQFGLRAFIGAGWLKPAKNTNLNVETFHGTSLQTNYGTSLQTNQTIKKENISPEIEASGRKIDVDELLARIGRTDKKIIVIHGQSGVGKSSLVNAGLIPALENKAIGFQDNLPVTIRVYNSWFTELAKELLDVLPENLKSEDLKLDTQEEFILKLVEIEKYRRTVLIFDQFEEFFFVCPDDKARTEFFQFLGKCLNHKNIGSLRVILSLRVDYLHLLLECDEITDMNIIGDGILSKNVLYKLGNLTPENAKTTIESLTKKTDFQLEPDLINRLVEDLAGEVGSVRPIELQIVGAQLETEKITTLAAYQQIGNKQKLVKRYLGEIVNDCGKKNQELAELLLYFLTDEQGTRPLKTKAELEENLQSLLERDKNETENNLDLVLEIFVKSGLVVLLPETTADRYQLVHDYLAAFIRQQQEPLSQKLEWEKQQRKIGEAKLNRFLKIALAGSVAAGIALTLLTVTAWDAAKRAETQKQQADINAIQALTKSSEAQFALKDTGNALIEGLKAGGKLKLASWAKSDTQVPTIAALRQAVYLQRDEKPENRALAVNTLKGHESEVYSVGFSPDGKQLASGSFDKTIKIWDVTTGKVLNTLKGHESLVNSVEFSPDGQQLASGSRDKTIKIWDVTTGKVLNTLKGHESLVNSVEFSPDGQQLASGSRDKTIKIWDVTTGKVLNTLKGHESSVLSVGFSPDGQQLASGSRDNTIKIWDVTTGKVLNTLKGHEDYVNSVGFSPDGQQLASGSVDNTIKIWNVTTGKVLNTLKGHEGYVNSVGFSPDGQQLVSGSSDSTIKIWDVTTGEVLNTLKGHESLVWSVGFSPDGKQLASGSFDKTIKIWDVTTGKVLNTLPSERYANKGDEGSVSSVGFSPDGQQLASGSFDKTIKIWDVTTGKVLNTLKGHEGSVSSVGFSPDGQQLASGSVDKTIKIWDVTTGKVLNTLKGHEGFVYSVGFSPDGQQLASGSEDKTIKIWDVTTGKVLNTLKGHESRVWSVGFSPDGQQLASGSEDKTIKIWDVTTGKVLNTLKGHESRVWSVGFSPDGQQLASGSFDNTIKIWDVTTGKVLNTLKGHEDTVYGVGFSPDGQQLASGSFDKTIKIWDVTTGKVLNTLKGHDSSVYSVGFSPDGQQLASGSHDKTIILWDLDLDNLVTSGCNLLNNYLIGNPQVLAELKDCQTPSRLLLAATVLVIQGENLAANDDLNGALANFRQAKEWDKNLQFDPQAKAQEFANKGKAKRK is encoded by the coding sequence ATGAACAACTCACAACAACTAGAAGATTTAGCATGGTCTATAGAAGCATCCCAAGGAGAATTTAAGCTGATTTTAGCTAAATGCAATTATCTCAACTTACAAAATCAACTCATTCAAGAATTACAAGAAATATGTCAAATTGAAATTCAGATTTTACGACTTCAAGCATCAGAAAGAACATTATATAATGCGATTCGAGAAGAATTTAATCAGGAAATTGCAGCATTAATGATTGTCGGTTGGGAATCATTACCGAATTTATCGAAAATGTTCAGTTCAGCTAATCAAGTCAGGGAAGAATTTAGAAATAATTGTTCATATCCGGTAGTCCTATGGATTAATAATCAAATATATCAACAAATCATGGAATCTGCACCTGATTTAGAAAGTTGGGGAATTACTATCAATTTTTCTCTTCCTTTCGATGAATTAACTAATTTACTCAAATCAATGATAGATAAAGTATTAAATGATGATTTGAATGTAAATTTACAAGAATTTGAATTAGCATTACAAGACTTACAAAAAAATGGTCAAGAGTTAGAACCAGAATTTGCAGCTAATTGTAATTTTTTAAAAGGATTTATTGCATATAACAAAAAACAATTAGATACAGCTATTAATTACTATCAACAAAGTTGGGATTTTTGGCAAACAACGGATAATTTAGAAATTCAAGGGAAAATACTTTATAATCTGACAATTTGCAATTATGAAAAATTAAGACCTAACCCCTCAACTCCCTTCCCCGCTAGTGAAGGGGGAGAAGTTGGGAATTATTTACAACGAACGTTAGAAAAGTTTAAAAATGCTCAACGTCTGGATTTAATTGCTAATTCTTTATCAAGATTTGGGTTAATTCTCCAAGATTTACAAGCATGGGAACAATTAAAAACATTATCTCAACAAGCTTTAGAAATACATCAAGCTGAAAATAATATCTTGAAAATAGCGGAAGATTATCTATTTTTAGCAATAGCTAATTTTGAACAATCAAATTTTCAAGAAACAGCCAAAATTGCTAATCAAGGGATAGGGGTAATTCATGAGTTACCCCTACTAAATTATTATCGTCAAAGTCTATTTTTAATTCTAGCACAAGCTCAAGAAAAATTACAACAACATGAACAAGCAATTAGTAATTTAAAATTGGCTAAAGATATTGGGGTTATCAATAATCAACCAAAGCTTTATGTTAAAATTCTCAATCTTTTACAAAAACTATTATTTCAAAAAACAGAATATTTAGAAGCTTTTAACACCAAATTAGAATCTCGTTCTATTGAACAACAATTTGGTTTGCGGGCGTTTATTGGTGCAGGTTGGTTAAAACCAGCAAAAAATACAAATCTAAATGTAGAGACGTTCCATGGAACGTCTCTACAAACAAATTACGGAACGTCTCTACAAACAAATCAAACCATTAAAAAAGAAAATATTTCTCCAGAAATTGAAGCATCTGGACGGAAAATAGATGTAGATGAATTACTAGCAAGAATTGGTAGAACTGATAAAAAAATTATTGTCATTCATGGACAGTCAGGAGTTGGAAAAAGTTCTCTAGTTAATGCTGGGTTAATTCCTGCATTGGAAAATAAAGCCATAGGTTTTCAAGATAATTTACCTGTAACTATTAGAGTTTATAATAGTTGGTTTACAGAATTAGCAAAAGAACTATTAGATGTATTACCAGAAAACTTAAAATCAGAAGATTTAAAATTAGATACTCAGGAAGAGTTTATTTTAAAATTGGTAGAAATTGAAAAATATCGGAGAACAGTATTAATTTTTGACCAATTTGAAGAATTTTTCTTTGTTTGTCCTGACGATAAAGCCAGAACAGAATTTTTCCAGTTTTTAGGGAAATGTCTAAATCATAAAAATATTGGATCTTTGCGAGTAATTTTATCTTTGCGGGTAGATTATTTACATCTTTTATTAGAATGTGATGAAATTACCGATATGAATATTATTGGTGATGGTATTCTGAGTAAAAATGTGCTTTATAAATTGGGAAACTTAACACCAGAAAATGCTAAAACTACAATTGAGAGTTTAACTAAAAAAACTGATTTTCAGTTAGAACCGGATTTAATTAATCGGCTGGTAGAAGATTTAGCGGGAGAAGTAGGTTCAGTTCGTCCCATTGAATTACAAATTGTGGGAGCGCAATTAGAAACAGAAAAAATTACCACATTAGCCGCATATCAGCAAATTGGTAACAAGCAAAAATTAGTTAAACGTTATTTAGGGGAAATAGTTAATGATTGCGGTAAGAAAAATCAAGAACTTGCGGAATTATTACTTTATTTTCTCACAGACGAACAAGGAACAAGACCGTTAAAGACTAAGGCAGAATTAGAAGAAAATTTACAATCATTATTAGAACGAGATAAAAATGAAACTGAGAATAACTTAGATTTAGTATTAGAAATATTTGTCAAATCTGGTTTAGTGGTGTTGTTACCAGAAACCACCGCAGACCGTTATCAATTAGTTCATGATTATTTAGCAGCTTTTATTCGTCAGCAACAAGAACCACTCAGCCAAAAACTAGAATGGGAAAAACAACAAAGAAAAATCGGTGAAGCTAAACTGAATCGCTTTCTCAAAATTGCCCTTGCAGGTTCAGTAGCCGCAGGAATAGCATTAACCTTGCTAACAGTCACAGCTTGGGATGCTGCAAAGAGGGCAGAAACGCAAAAACAACAAGCTGATATTAATGCAATTCAAGCCTTAACTAAATCTAGTGAAGCCCAGTTTGCCTTAAAAGACACCGGAAACGCCTTAATAGAAGGCTTGAAGGCTGGTGGAAAACTAAAACTGGCATCTTGGGCAAAATCTGATACTCAAGTACCAACAATAGCAGCATTAAGGCAAGCGGTATATTTGCAACGTGATGAAAAGCCGGAAAATAGAGCCTTAGCAGTCAATACCCTGAAAGGTCATGAGAGTGAGGTCTATAGTGTGGGATTTAGCCCCGACGGCAAACAACTGGCTTCTGGGAGTTTTGACAAGACGATCAAAATCTGGGACGTGACCACAGGGAAAGTCCTGAATACCCTGAAAGGTCATGAGAGTTTGGTCAATAGTGTGGAATTTAGCCCCGACGGACAACAATTGGCTTCTGGGAGTCGTGACAAGACGATCAAAATCTGGGACGTGACCACAGGGAAAGTCCTGAATACCCTGAAAGGTCATGAGAGTTTGGTCAATAGTGTGGAATTTAGCCCCGACGGACAACAATTGGCTTCTGGGAGTCGTGACAAGACGATCAAAATCTGGGACGTGACCACAGGGAAAGTCCTGAATACCCTGAAAGGTCATGAGAGTTCGGTCTTGAGTGTGGGATTTAGCCCCGACGGACAACAATTGGCTTCTGGGAGTCGTGACAACACGATCAAAATCTGGGACGTGACCACAGGGAAAGTCCTGAATACCCTGAAAGGTCATGAGGATTATGTCAATAGTGTGGGATTTAGCCCCGACGGACAACAACTGGCTTCTGGGAGTGTTGACAACACGATCAAAATCTGGAACGTGACCACAGGGAAAGTCCTGAATACCCTCAAAGGTCATGAGGGTTATGTCAATAGTGTGGGATTTAGCCCCGACGGACAACAACTGGTTTCTGGGAGTTCAGACAGCACGATCAAAATCTGGGACGTAACCACAGGGGAAGTCCTGAATACCCTGAAAGGTCATGAGAGTTTGGTCTGGAGTGTGGGATTTAGCCCCGACGGCAAACAACTGGCTTCTGGGAGTTTTGACAAGACGATCAAAATCTGGGACGTGACCACAGGGAAAGTCCTGAATACCCTTCCTTCGGAACGCTACGCTAACAAAGGTGATGAGGGTTCGGTCTCTAGTGTGGGATTTAGCCCCGACGGACAACAATTGGCTTCTGGGAGTTTTGACAAGACGATCAAAATCTGGGACGTGACCACAGGGAAAGTCCTGAATACCCTGAAAGGTCATGAGGGTTCGGTCTCTAGTGTGGGATTTAGCCCCGACGGACAACAACTGGCTTCTGGGAGTGTTGACAAGACGATCAAAATCTGGGACGTAACCACAGGGAAAGTCCTGAATACCCTGAAAGGTCATGAGGGTTTTGTCTATAGTGTGGGATTTAGCCCCGACGGACAACAACTGGCTTCTGGGAGTGAAGACAAGACGATCAAAATCTGGGACGTGACCACAGGGAAAGTCCTGAATACCCTGAAAGGTCATGAGAGTAGGGTCTGGAGTGTGGGATTTAGCCCCGACGGACAACAACTGGCTTCTGGGAGTGAAGACAAGACGATCAAAATCTGGGACGTGACCACAGGGAAAGTCCTGAATACCCTGAAAGGTCATGAGAGTAGGGTCTGGAGTGTGGGATTTAGCCCCGACGGACAACAATTGGCTTCTGGGAGTTTTGACAACACGATCAAAATCTGGGACGTGACCACAGGGAAAGTCCTGAATACCCTCAAAGGTCATGAGGATACGGTCTATGGTGTGGGATTTAGCCCCGACGGACAACAATTGGCTTCTGGGAGTTTTGACAAGACGATTAAAATCTGGGACGTGACCACAGGGAAAGTCCTGAATACCCTGAAAGGTCATGATAGTTCGGTCTATAGTGTGGGATTTAGCCCCGACGGACAACAATTGGCTTCTGGGAGTCATGACAAGACGATTATTTTATGGGATTTGGATTTAGATAATTTAGTCACCAGTGGTTGCAATTTGCTGAATAATTATTTGATTGGTAATCCTCAAGTGTTGGCAGAATTAAAAGATTGCCAAACTCCATCTCGGTTATTATTAGCAGCAACGGTGTTAGTGATCCAAGGTGAGAACTTGGCAGCAAATGATGATCTGAATGGGGCTTTAGCTAATTTCCGTCAAGCCAAAGAATGGGATAAAAATTTACAATTTGACCCCCAAGCAAAAGCACAGGAGTTTGCTAACAAAGGCAAAGCTAAACGCAAGTGA
- a CDS encoding P-loop NTPase fold protein: MDIKDFYKATNPARTLVARNVEDQKCYIDFSKVRGEDIISTIKDSITEWNQDEPTCNLFTGHIGCGKSTELLRLQVELEAADFHVVYFESSEDLEITDIDIADVFLAIASRISKSLEKIVLEEPKKFQELLQGAWNILNSEVTGVKGKFAGHDIGYTVDGQKLSLSLGIGEITTKMKSDSTLRTKVNQYLGPQKTNLLQAINQELLEPAISKLKQQGKNGLVVIVDNLDRIDNTIKPWGRTQQEYLFVDQGEYLTKLNCHVIYTMPLALKFSNEYGTLTQRFPEEPKILPMVPVKSSDGKVHEQGLALMQQMILARAFPNLAPEDRLNKITEIFDAPASLDRLCQVSGGHVRDILRLLNPWIMKDKKFPLQSHTLEQIIRERRNEMSLTISDEEWELLRRVKKTKHVSDDQGYQKLIRSRFVFEYRDQGELWFDVNPILAESEKLSE, from the coding sequence ATGGATATTAAGGATTTTTATAAAGCCACTAACCCCGCACGCACCCTTGTTGCGCGAAATGTGGAAGATCAAAAATGTTATATTGACTTTTCTAAAGTGCGTGGTGAGGATATCATCAGCACTATTAAAGATAGTATTACAGAGTGGAATCAAGATGAGCCTACCTGTAACCTATTTACTGGACATATTGGTTGTGGTAAATCTACAGAATTATTACGATTACAGGTAGAATTAGAAGCAGCAGATTTTCATGTTGTTTATTTTGAATCTAGCGAAGATCTAGAAATCACAGATATAGATATTGCTGATGTATTTTTAGCCATTGCTAGTCGCATTAGTAAAAGTCTTGAGAAAATTGTTCTCGAAGAACCGAAAAAATTTCAGGAATTACTTCAAGGTGCATGGAACATCTTAAACTCTGAAGTTACAGGTGTTAAAGGTAAATTTGCTGGTCATGATATTGGTTATACTGTTGACGGACAAAAGTTGTCTCTGTCTTTGGGTATTGGGGAAATCACCACAAAAATGAAAAGTGATTCCACATTAAGAACCAAAGTAAATCAATATTTAGGACCACAGAAAACCAACTTACTACAAGCAATTAATCAAGAACTTTTAGAACCTGCTATTTCTAAACTCAAACAACAGGGTAAAAATGGTTTAGTGGTCATAGTTGATAACCTAGACCGTATAGATAATACCATTAAACCCTGGGGTCGGACACAACAAGAATATCTATTTGTTGACCAAGGAGAATATCTCACCAAACTGAATTGTCATGTTATTTATACCATGCCCCTGGCTTTGAAATTTTCCAATGAATATGGCACACTAACCCAACGATTTCCAGAAGAACCAAAAATATTACCAATGGTTCCCGTCAAGTCTTCAGATGGTAAAGTCCATGAACAGGGATTAGCACTAATGCAACAGATGATTTTAGCTAGAGCATTTCCTAATTTAGCCCCAGAAGACCGCTTAAATAAAATTACTGAAATTTTTGATGCTCCAGCAAGTCTAGACCGCTTGTGTCAGGTTAGTGGTGGTCATGTCCGCGATATTTTGCGGTTATTAAACCCCTGGATTATGAAAGATAAAAAATTTCCTCTCCAGAGTCATACCTTAGAGCAGATTATTCGTGAACGACGGAATGAAATGTCTTTAACTATTTCTGATGAAGAATGGGAATTATTACGTCGTGTTAAAAAAACTAAGCACGTTAGTGATGATCAAGGATATCAGAAATTAATTCGCAGTAGATTTGTATTTGAATATCGAGATCAGGGTGAATTATGGTTTGATGTCAATCCGATTTTAGCAGAATCGGAAAAGTTGTCTGAATGA